Proteins from a genomic interval of Gossypium hirsutum isolate 1008001.06 chromosome A09, Gossypium_hirsutum_v2.1, whole genome shotgun sequence:
- the LOC107888276 gene encoding uncharacterized protein: MGDINENFSETETSQITQNINQGITQGEINSSLIITNHRLNGKNFLQWSQSVLMVIRGRGKLGYINGEIPRPTMADPTYATWELNNSIVMAWLINSMEGHISRTYLFFKTAKDMWDAVKENYSDLGNASQVFEIKLKLKDIRQGTLEVTHYYNNLKILWQELDMYYEADWGEGLEHNRFMVHLNNERLYEFLAGLNRELDEVCGRILGRSPLPTIGEAFAEVRREEKRRLVMMGDSKEPKPMTPISNRPTETSALISKGPQPQKQRAGNDSGSTRPWCSHCNRVGHTKEKCFKLHGYPEKKQKDNKTAMLSSTTADDVLDIRLTKTQLETLHKILGTPTTHGSLATQGTEIGEDDWHC, from the exons ATGGGTGATATCAATGAGAATTTCTCTGAAACTGAGACATCACAAATAACTCAGAATATCAATCAGGGAATCACTCAAGGTGAAATTAATTCCTCCCTTATAATCACCAATCATCGGCTAAATGGGAAGAACTTCTTGCAATGGTCTCAATCGGTTCTTATGGTGATTCGTGGTCGTGGCAAATTAGGGTACATCAATGGAGAAATCCCACGACCAACCATGGCTGATCCTACTTATGCCACTTGGGAACTCAACAATTCAATTGTAATGGCTTGGCTAATCAATTCGATGGAAGGCCATATAAGCCGCACCtatctttttttcaaaactgCAAAAGACATGTGGGATGCAGTCAAAGAAAACTACTCAGATCTTGGAAACGCCTCCCAAGTATTTGAAATCAAGCTTAAGTTAAAGGACATCCGACAAGGAACACTCGAGGTAACTCACTACTAtaacaatttgaaaattttgtggcaAGAACTGGATATGTATTATGAGGCAGATTGGGGTGAAGGCTTAGAACACAACAGGTTTATGGTCCATCTCAACAATGAACGTCTTTATGAGTTTTTAGCAGGACTGAACCGTGAGTTAGATGAGGTCTGTGGCCGAATTCTGGGTAGATCACCTCTTCCAACGATCGGTGAAGCATTTGCAGaagttagaagagaagaaaagcgtCGTCTTGTCATGATGGGAGATTCAAAGGAACCTAAACCTATGACTCCAATTTCTAATCGTCCTACTGAAACCTCTGCTCTCATCTCCAAAGGTCCACAGCCACAAAAACAACGTGCTGGAAATGATTCTGGATCAACAAGACCATGGTGTAGTCACTGCAATCGTGTTGGTCATACAAAAGAAAAATGCTTCAAACTCCATGGCTATCCTGAAAAAAAACAGAAGGATAATAAGACTGCCATGTTATCCTCCACTACTGCTGATGATGTTCTTGATATTCGCTTAACCAAAACACAGCTTGAGACTCTCCATAAGATACTTGGTACTCCCACTACTCATGGATCTCTAGCAACTCAAG GAACAGAAAtcggggaggatgattggcactgctaa